One window from the genome of Pseudoalteromonas sp. '520P1 No. 423' encodes:
- the fadR gene encoding fatty acid metabolism transcriptional regulator FadR, with translation MKIFNAKSPAGFAEEYIVDSIWNGDFQPGSILPAERELSEIIGVTRTTLREVLQRLSRDGWLTIRHGKPTRVNDFWETSGLNILETLARLDNEKMPELIDQLLSARTNISAIYTRAAIKNNAEKVIKILKRGEEIADTAEAIAEYDYRMHHELAFACGNPIYVLTLNGFKGFYSRIATHYFSDQRTRDLARSFYKDLISLAELGKHDQAIYLIRQYGIDSGVIWQELKETLPEGIMDI, from the coding sequence ATGAAAATTTTTAACGCAAAAAGCCCCGCTGGCTTTGCTGAAGAATACATTGTTGACTCGATTTGGAATGGTGATTTTCAACCTGGTTCTATCTTACCGGCTGAACGTGAACTATCTGAAATTATTGGTGTTACAAGAACAACCTTACGAGAAGTATTACAACGATTATCTAGAGATGGTTGGTTAACGATCCGTCATGGCAAACCAACTAGAGTTAATGATTTTTGGGAAACATCAGGCCTTAATATCTTAGAAACGTTAGCGCGTTTAGATAATGAGAAAATGCCAGAGTTAATAGATCAATTATTATCTGCGAGAACAAATATCAGTGCGATATATACGCGTGCTGCAATAAAAAATAATGCAGAAAAAGTGATTAAAATCTTAAAAAGGGGCGAAGAGATAGCAGATACTGCTGAGGCGATTGCTGAGTATGATTATCGAATGCACCATGAATTGGCTTTTGCATGTGGTAATCCTATTTATGTATTAACTCTTAATGGCTTTAAAGGTTTTTATTCAAGAATCGCAACACATTACTTTTCGGATCAACGTACTCGTGATTTAGCTCGTTCTTTTTATAAAGATTTAATATCACTTGCAGAGCTAGGTAAACACGACCAAGCGATATATCTAATTCGTCAATATGGTATAGATTCAGGGGTTATTTGGCAAGAATTAAAAGAAACCTTACCTGAAGGCATTATGGATATATAA
- the dsbB gene encoding disulfide bond formation protein DsbB: MTYIANLVFKRSAWFILMMSALILEVTALIFQYKMDLAPCIMCIYQRTAVLGIFIAGLIALTNPNNIFVRIIAYGIWSISAIWGYFIAVEHIDMQTTTDIFAYSCEVTPNFPSIMPLHEWIPSFFAAPGDCGEISWQFLDLSMPYWMQVIFGIYSLILITVILTNLLKKRI; the protein is encoded by the coding sequence ATGACTTATATTGCTAATTTAGTATTCAAACGTTCTGCATGGTTTATTCTCATGATGAGTGCTTTAATTCTAGAAGTAACCGCGCTTATTTTTCAATACAAAATGGACCTAGCGCCATGCATTATGTGTATATACCAAAGAACGGCTGTTTTAGGCATATTTATCGCAGGACTTATTGCTTTAACTAACCCGAATAATATTTTTGTTAGGATTATTGCTTATGGTATTTGGTCAATTTCTGCTATTTGGGGATATTTCATCGCTGTAGAACATATCGATATGCAAACAACTACTGATATCTTTGCCTATTCATGTGAAGTTACACCTAATTTCCCTAGTATCATGCCATTACATGAATGGATCCCTAGCTTTTTTGCCGCACCGGGGGATTGTGGTGAAATAAGTTGGCAATTTTTAGATTTATCAATGCCTTATTGGATGCAAGTTATCTTTGGTATTTACAGTTTAATTTTAATTACAGTGATATTAACTAATTTACTGAAAAAGCGTATTTAA
- a CDS encoding DUF6170 family protein: MYFTSRNMPELKGLKYTQRAQIVRLALTHLSVPQKTILNILKLLLLTPIFLIIAKIDSWEIMFYLLIVGFCYPLITTPVSLHFAQKYIEQAKSEFFDN; this comes from the coding sequence ATGTACTTCACATCAAGAAATATGCCTGAATTAAAAGGGTTAAAGTATACCCAACGTGCTCAAATTGTTCGTTTAGCGTTAACTCATTTATCAGTTCCGCAAAAAACAATTTTAAATATTTTAAAATTATTATTACTTACACCGATCTTTTTAATTATAGCGAAGATTGATAGCTGGGAAATTATGTTTTACTTACTGATTGTAGGGTTTTGTTATCCATTAATCACGACCCCTGTTTCTTTACATTTTGCCCAAAAATATATTGAACAGGCTAAATCTGAATTTTTCGATAATTAG
- a CDS encoding ComEA family DNA-binding protein, which yields MKFNTIIVFIFTLLMSAPTTVVAQNSAENEVVVNNHLINLNTADQKSLELLPGIGKSKAAAIILHRDKNGDFKSIEDLKNVKGLGKKAVAKLDGKVRF from the coding sequence ATGAAGTTTAATACAATTATCGTTTTTATTTTTACATTATTAATGAGTGCGCCTACTACAGTAGTCGCCCAAAACTCTGCTGAAAATGAAGTGGTTGTAAATAATCACTTAATCAACCTTAATACTGCTGATCAAAAATCGCTAGAATTATTACCGGGAATTGGTAAATCGAAAGCAGCTGCAATTATCTTACATAGAGATAAAAATGGGGATTTTAAATCAATAGAAGATTTAAAAAACGTAAAAGGATTAGGTAAAAAGGCCGTCGCGAAACTGGATGGAAAAGTAAGGTTTTAA
- a CDS encoding YebG family protein, whose product MAVVIKYVVERNGVERMTFTSKKDADAYDKMLDIAESMEQMLEKIDVALSEQQVETLALEIAKNKELFMSALKGNKAPAEKAAKEKKADPNKAENVTDIKQA is encoded by the coding sequence ATGGCTGTTGTTATCAAATATGTGGTTGAAAGAAATGGAGTGGAGCGTATGACCTTTACCAGCAAAAAAGATGCTGATGCCTACGACAAAATGCTCGATATCGCTGAATCAATGGAGCAAATGTTAGAAAAAATTGATGTTGCTTTAAGTGAACAGCAAGTTGAGACTTTAGCACTTGAAATAGCTAAAAATAAAGAATTATTTATGAGTGCCTTAAAAGGGAATAAAGCACCTGCTGAAAAAGCAGCAAAAGAAAAGAAAGCTGATCCTAACAAAGCTGAAAATGTGACAGATATTAAACAAGCCTAG
- a CDS encoding ion transporter yields the protein MNFNKVVDFSAKLKNNKVFEIFVISIIVLSALLIGAKTYEIPASALGALKFLDWFITLIFLFEIVIRFIAEQDKKRFFYKAWNVFDTLIVIVSLIPIEDSELALVGRLIRIFRVMRMVSFVPELRLLLNSLLRALPQLGYVVLLMFIIFYIYAAIGSSFFAEINPVLWGHISISMLTLFRVMTFEDWTDVMYEIMDVHSLSWIYFLSFIFLTTFAFLNMVIGIVVNVLEDEHSKEKEAQDKEDGKLTIEDLSAQIEELKKIIAQK from the coding sequence ATGAATTTTAATAAAGTAGTGGATTTTTCTGCGAAACTAAAAAATAATAAGGTTTTTGAGATTTTTGTGATCTCAATTATTGTATTATCGGCCCTTTTAATAGGTGCAAAAACCTATGAAATACCTGCATCGGCGCTTGGAGCATTAAAATTTTTAGATTGGTTTATAACACTGATCTTTTTATTCGAAATTGTGATCAGGTTCATTGCAGAGCAAGATAAAAAACGCTTCTTTTATAAAGCGTGGAATGTTTTTGATACTTTGATTGTAATTGTGAGTTTAATTCCAATTGAAGACAGTGAGTTAGCTTTAGTAGGGCGTTTAATTCGTATTTTCCGGGTGATGAGAATGGTATCCTTTGTACCTGAACTAAGGTTATTATTAAACTCCTTGTTAAGAGCATTGCCGCAATTAGGTTACGTTGTATTGCTGATGTTTATTATTTTCTATATTTATGCAGCAATTGGCAGTAGTTTTTTTGCAGAAATTAACCCTGTTTTATGGGGACACATATCTATCTCAATGTTGACCCTATTTAGGGTTATGACATTCGAAGATTGGACTGATGTCATGTACGAAATCATGGATGTGCACTCATTATCTTGGATATATTTCTTATCTTTTATTTTTTTAACAACGTTCGCGTTTTTAAACATGGTAATAGGTATTGTTGTAAATGTATTAGAAGATGAGCATTCAAAAGAAAAAGAAGCGCAAGATAAAGAGGATGGCAAACTAACCATTGAAGATTTATCTGCGCAAATTGAAGAGTTGAAAAAAATCATTGCGCAGAAGTAA
- a CDS encoding CPBP family intramembrane glutamic endopeptidase has product MGNLPAIFCVTPEVIYRTFIFKRYKSLLPNINQRVILSSLAFGFLHIVFRNWQAVVLLILASIIFCNTYVKSKSVFLVTLEHSCFGLIAYIQQGLVITLIAV; this is encoded by the coding sequence ATGGGTAATTTACCCGCTATTTTCTGCGTTACCCCAGAAGTGATTTATCGCACTTTTATATTTAAGCGCTATAAATCATTACTGCCTAATATCAATCAAAGGGTTATTTTAAGCAGTCTTGCTTTTGGCTTTTTACATATCGTTTTTCGTAATTGGCAAGCTGTTGTGCTTTTAATATTGGCAAGTATTATTTTTTGCAATACGTATGTGAAATCTAAATCAGTATTTTTAGTAACGCTTGAGCATAGTTGCTTTGGTTTAATCGCTTATATACAACAGGGATTGGTTATTACTTTGATAGCAGTTTAA
- a CDS encoding DUF2750 domain-containing protein: MTDNNQTLTTFLADIKPTQILWALQDKESEDWVVLDSINFENADVMPTWSSSELAQLHCVDEWKNYTPAEISVAEWLEFWVEDLNEDGVIIGVNWQEEGECLELYLSAFSQAIATIEAL, from the coding sequence ATGACAGATAACAATCAAACACTGACCACATTTTTAGCTGATATTAAGCCAACACAAATACTTTGGGCGCTTCAAGATAAGGAAAGTGAAGATTGGGTTGTTTTAGATTCTATTAATTTTGAAAACGCTGATGTTATGCCAACATGGTCAAGTAGTGAACTGGCTCAACTTCACTGTGTAGATGAATGGAAAAACTATACGCCAGCGGAAATATCAGTAGCTGAATGGCTTGAGTTTTGGGTTGAAGATTTAAATGAAGATGGTGTCATCATAGGTGTTAATTGGCAAGAAGAAGGCGAATGTCTAGAGCTTTATTTATCAGCGTTTAGTCAAGCTATTGCAACGATAGAAGCACTATAA